A genomic stretch from Marinobacter fonticola includes:
- a CDS encoding DUF481 domain-containing protein, producing MRVRSSFVWAAALVTPLAMAQDAGDEWEGEGELGLLITQGNTEETNFNVRLAVKHEVETWRNTAMVRSLYSEGEDPDTGEEEATAEKYQAEAETNYKFDPTQFLFLRGAYENDRFAAYDFQSSSTAGYGNRVWEDGERSYLDLKAGAGYRFNKLEEPNDDGEDAEDGAVLRFAGAFHYALSPNAVFIQEVGSEVGLEDDNTITESLTAVQADIIGNLSMKVAYRLKHNSNAPSEAESTDTETSLTVLYGF from the coding sequence ATGCGAGTAAGAAGTTCGTTTGTTTGGGCCGCAGCATTGGTGACGCCACTGGCCATGGCACAGGATGCGGGCGATGAATGGGAAGGTGAGGGCGAGCTAGGCTTGCTGATCACCCAGGGCAATACCGAAGAAACCAACTTCAACGTCCGGCTTGCGGTAAAGCATGAAGTAGAAACCTGGCGCAACACGGCTATGGTGCGGTCGCTTTACTCCGAAGGGGAAGATCCCGATACCGGCGAAGAAGAGGCGACAGCGGAGAAATATCAGGCCGAGGCCGAAACCAACTATAAGTTCGATCCGACGCAGTTCTTGTTCTTGCGGGGCGCTTATGAAAACGATCGATTCGCCGCCTACGATTTCCAGTCATCCAGCACGGCCGGTTATGGTAATCGTGTATGGGAAGACGGCGAGCGTTCCTACCTGGATCTGAAGGCGGGTGCCGGTTATCGCTTTAACAAACTGGAAGAGCCCAACGACGACGGTGAAGATGCCGAGGATGGCGCCGTATTGCGCTTCGCCGGGGCCTTCCACTACGCGTTGTCGCCTAACGCGGTGTTCATTCAGGAAGTGGGTTCGGAAGTGGGTCTGGAAGATGACAATACGATCACCGAATCATTGACGGCCGTTCAGGCCGACATCATTGGCAACCTGTCGATGAAGGTCGCCTATCGCCTCAAGCACAATTCAAACGCGCCTTCCGAAGCCGAAAGTACCGATACCGAAACCTCCCTCACGGTGCTCTACGGTTTCTGA
- the dinD gene encoding DNA damage-inducible protein D, producing MDKQLQTLRDHLESAAQRADAQGIEFWFARDLQELLGYARWENFQTAIQRAVESCEASGHPASDHFRGVTKMVTLGSGSKREVDDFMLTRYACYLIAQNGDPRKSEIAFAQSYFAVQTRRQELIEDRMRLQARLEARDRLRESEKALSQNIFERGVDEAGFGRIRSQGDKALFGGHTTQAMKDHYGIVKNRPLADFLPTLTIAAKNLATEMTNHNVEQSDLQGEHAITGEHIQNNNSVRDMLGQRGIKPERLSAEEDLKKLERRVKSEEKKLAKGTKALPPHDETGD from the coding sequence ATGGATAAGCAACTTCAGACCCTGCGAGACCATCTGGAATCTGCCGCGCAACGTGCGGATGCTCAGGGCATCGAATTCTGGTTTGCCCGTGATTTGCAGGAATTACTGGGCTATGCCCGGTGGGAGAATTTTCAGACCGCCATTCAGCGGGCGGTGGAATCCTGCGAGGCCAGTGGTCACCCTGCCTCGGACCATTTCCGTGGCGTCACGAAAATGGTCACGCTCGGTAGCGGTTCCAAGCGTGAAGTCGATGATTTTATGCTCACACGCTACGCCTGCTATCTGATCGCTCAAAACGGCGACCCACGTAAATCCGAAATCGCCTTTGCCCAAAGCTATTTTGCCGTACAGACCCGCAGGCAGGAGCTGATAGAAGACCGCATGCGTCTGCAAGCCCGGTTGGAAGCCCGTGACCGGCTAAGGGAGTCGGAAAAGGCGCTGTCACAAAACATATTCGAGCGCGGAGTGGATGAGGCCGGTTTTGGACGAATCCGTTCGCAAGGTGACAAGGCACTCTTTGGTGGCCACACGACTCAGGCCATGAAAGATCACTACGGCATTGTCAAAAACCGCCCATTGGCAGACTTTCTGCCCACGTTAACGATCGCCGCCAAAAACCTCGCCACGGAGATGACGAATCACAACGTGGAGCAGTCTGACCTTCAGGGAGAGCATGCCATTACGGGCGAGCATATTCAGAACAACAACAGCGTTCGGGATATGTTAGGCCAGCGCGGCATCAAACCAGAGCGCCTTTCCGCCGAGGAAGACCTGAAGAAACTGGAGCGTCGCGTGAAATCGGAAGAGAAAAAACTGGCGAAAGGTACCAAAGCTCTGCCGCCACACGATGAAACTGGAGACTAA
- a CDS encoding YbgA family protein — MSNIPVGISACLLGNPVRHDGGHKHSRFCTGVLSRYFEFRSICPELEAGLGVPRPTIHLRELDNGLRLTESKGDADHTDTMRDWIESRLPQLADLRGYILMAKSPSCGMERIKVHNEKGRVIHREGRGLFADALMQAYPLLPVEEEGRLNDSHLRENFIERVYAYDDWMRMQDEGLSRSALVAFHTRHKFQLMAHCEKTYRILGRQVADQKSEPIETVANRYIRLFMEAMSQKIHRGAHANVMQHMMGFLRESLSASDRQVIGEQIEAYLREEVPLVVPMTLLRMAQRREPVDYLARQDYLSPYPEDLGLRNRV, encoded by the coding sequence ATGAGCAACATCCCCGTTGGCATCAGCGCCTGCCTACTGGGCAATCCCGTCCGCCACGACGGCGGTCACAAGCATTCACGGTTTTGCACCGGTGTACTTTCACGCTATTTCGAGTTCCGCTCGATCTGTCCGGAACTCGAAGCCGGTCTGGGCGTACCGCGCCCGACCATCCACCTGCGCGAACTGGATAATGGCTTGCGGTTGACGGAGTCAAAGGGCGACGCCGACCATACGGATACCATGCGCGACTGGATCGAATCCAGGCTCCCTCAACTTGCCGATTTGCGCGGCTACATTCTCATGGCCAAATCACCCAGCTGCGGCATGGAGCGCATCAAAGTCCACAATGAGAAAGGCCGCGTGATTCACCGGGAGGGCCGCGGGCTGTTTGCCGATGCGCTGATGCAGGCTTATCCACTACTACCGGTAGAGGAAGAAGGCCGCCTCAATGACAGCCATCTACGAGAGAACTTTATCGAGCGCGTTTACGCTTACGATGATTGGATGCGCATGCAGGACGAAGGGCTCAGCCGCTCGGCTCTGGTCGCATTCCATACCCGCCACAAATTCCAGCTGATGGCTCATTGCGAGAAAACCTACCGCATTCTGGGCCGTCAGGTCGCCGATCAGAAATCCGAGCCCATCGAAACCGTGGCGAACCGCTATATTCGTTTATTCATGGAGGCGATGAGTCAGAAAATCCACCGGGGCGCCCACGCCAATGTCATGCAGCACATGATGGGGTTTCTGCGCGAGAGCCTCTCGGCCTCGGACCGGCAGGTCATCGGCGAGCAAATCGAAGCCTACCTGCGTGAGGAAGTACCGCTCGTGGTGCCCATGACGCTACTACGCATGGCGCAGCGCCGCGAGCCGGTCGATTATCTTGCCCGTCAGGATTACCTCAGCCCCTACCCGGAAGACCTGGGCTTACGTAACCGCGTTTGA
- the trhO gene encoding oxygen-dependent tRNA uridine(34) hydroxylase TrhO, whose protein sequence is MNDIVVCALYKFTALDDYERLREPLLALLAERDVRGTLLLAHEGINGTIAGSREGVDAIKAWLAEDARFEGVDFKESFVDVQPFKRTKVKLKKEIVTMGVETVDPRRTVGTYIEPRDWNQLISDPDVLLIDTRNQYEVEVGTFRNAVNPATETFREFPDYVEKHLDPSRHRKVAMFCTGGIRCEKSTAYLKEQGFDEVYHLKGGILRYLEDVPQDESLWEGECFVFDDRVTVNHKLERGGYDQCHACRRPITEMDKQRAEYEQGVSCHQCIDELSPEQKARFAEREKQIRLAEARGETHVGGEAASVIAQRKRAKQTARARQTERSRLGENR, encoded by the coding sequence ATGAACGATATTGTGGTATGCGCGCTGTATAAGTTCACCGCGCTCGACGATTACGAGCGTTTGCGCGAGCCGTTGCTGGCACTGCTGGCTGAGCGGGACGTTCGCGGCACCCTGTTGCTGGCGCATGAAGGCATCAACGGCACGATTGCCGGTTCCCGCGAAGGGGTCGACGCGATCAAGGCGTGGCTTGCCGAAGACGCGCGTTTCGAGGGCGTGGATTTCAAGGAATCCTTTGTCGATGTCCAGCCGTTCAAACGCACCAAGGTCAAGCTCAAGAAAGAGATCGTGACGATGGGTGTGGAAACGGTCGACCCGCGCCGTACGGTCGGCACCTATATCGAACCCAGGGACTGGAATCAGCTGATTTCCGATCCCGATGTACTGCTCATCGACACGCGTAACCAATACGAAGTCGAGGTTGGCACCTTCCGCAATGCGGTTAACCCGGCTACCGAAACCTTCCGCGAATTTCCGGACTACGTGGAAAAGCACTTGGATCCGTCCCGCCACCGCAAGGTTGCCATGTTCTGTACCGGCGGTATTCGTTGCGAAAAATCAACGGCCTACCTCAAGGAGCAGGGCTTCGACGAGGTTTATCACCTCAAGGGAGGCATCCTTAGATACCTCGAGGACGTACCCCAGGACGAGAGTCTTTGGGAAGGCGAATGTTTTGTGTTCGATGACCGGGTAACGGTCAACCACAAACTGGAGCGTGGCGGCTACGATCAGTGTCATGCCTGCCGCCGTCCCATTACAGAAATGGATAAGCAGCGGGCGGAGTATGAACAGGGCGTAAGCTGCCATCAGTGTATCGATGAGCTTTCACCGGAACAAAAAGCCCGATTTGCCGAGCGCGAAAAGCAAATACGTTTGGCCGAAGCCCGTGGCGAAACTCACGTCGGTGGCGAGGCTGCGAGCGTCATTGCCCAGCGCAAACGGGCTAAGCAGACCGCCCGCGCCCGTCAAACTGAGCGGAGCCGCCTGGGGGAAAACCGGTAG
- a CDS encoding glycosyltransferase, whose amino-acid sequence MIRRKPLKLLFYLCLLAIILLVGYKIYLDYFEPDYEAVHTEQIDRLHADLDDTSEFSFAVVGNINNSVGVFERKIIPMLNNTNLDFVISAGNAVSSGGEDKYRAIYRTLNQLNMPYLLTFGDNEFSNFGSFRFYEHFGPYFYSFRTGNSLFIFLDSTGKTPYRWQLRWLSDLLSQDESKHRFAFIADPLQKIHQETLFDNEDEYLNNFKFRDALVKLFRQHNVDAVFSANLPLFSEQRHGPTLYVATGGAGGLVLNNETSFYHFVRVDVSADHIETSLKRLNIGQHPVFKQLESFWFFIHSLFYVGYVNFLLMVCVLGLIIIKLYSAIFVDKNYYPDFDLDPTPWRGKTLRVAMFTNNYLPFIGGVPLSIERLRRGLTALKHEVKVVAPSYRDQAPEETNVLRVPSLISMGAQREFRLANIFVTRIRRRIRAFRPDVIHVHHPIWLGSLGLWMARRLKVPAIYTYHTRLEHYAHFVPLPGLIFRNLISHALIKRFANKCDGVIIPTYSAEEYLRMIGVKTMAFVQPTGIEFDAFQQVTDEQIMALRKELGIGSDEHVFISVSRLSTEKNIDFMVEAIAGLKNAARKPFRFLMIGDGHERERLQQKINEHGLQNNFILLGSVPPEDMALYYRLGDTFLFASVSETQGMVILEAMAASLPVVAVRSSGIDDVVRDGYNGFKTPENRERWSEAVLKLMDDETLHRQLADNALDFAKGYSIDSFARDMEGIYGMVLAGYHKQSGKTVPQPEAD is encoded by the coding sequence ATGATCCGACGTAAACCGCTCAAGCTGTTGTTCTACCTTTGCCTGCTCGCGATCATTCTACTGGTGGGTTACAAGATCTACCTCGACTACTTCGAGCCCGATTACGAGGCGGTCCACACCGAGCAGATCGACCGGCTGCATGCCGACCTGGACGACACCAGTGAGTTCAGCTTCGCGGTGGTGGGCAACATCAATAACTCGGTCGGTGTGTTCGAGCGCAAGATTATCCCCATGCTCAACAACACCAACCTGGATTTTGTCATCTCGGCGGGCAATGCGGTCAGCAGTGGTGGCGAAGACAAATACCGGGCGATTTACCGCACCCTGAACCAGTTGAACATGCCGTACTTGCTGACCTTCGGCGATAATGAGTTCAGCAACTTCGGCAGCTTCCGCTTCTACGAGCATTTCGGGCCGTACTTCTATTCGTTCCGCACCGGCAACAGCCTATTCATCTTCCTCGATTCCACCGGTAAAACCCCCTACCGTTGGCAATTGCGCTGGCTCAGCGATCTGCTGAGCCAGGACGAAAGCAAGCACCGCTTCGCGTTCATTGCCGACCCGCTGCAGAAGATCCACCAGGAAACCCTGTTCGACAACGAAGACGAGTACCTGAACAACTTCAAGTTCCGCGACGCCTTGGTCAAGCTGTTCCGCCAGCACAATGTGGATGCGGTGTTTTCGGCGAATCTGCCGTTATTCTCCGAGCAGCGTCACGGCCCCACGCTCTATGTTGCCACCGGCGGCGCCGGCGGACTGGTGCTGAACAACGAGACCAGCTTCTACCATTTCGTCCGGGTCGACGTGAGTGCAGACCATATCGAGACCAGCCTAAAGCGCTTGAATATCGGCCAGCATCCGGTCTTCAAGCAGCTAGAGAGCTTCTGGTTCTTCATTCACTCGCTGTTCTACGTGGGCTACGTCAATTTTCTTCTGATGGTGTGCGTGCTGGGCCTGATCATCATCAAGCTCTACTCGGCGATTTTCGTCGATAAGAACTACTATCCGGATTTCGACCTCGATCCCACGCCCTGGCGCGGCAAGACCCTGCGGGTTGCCATGTTCACCAACAACTACCTGCCATTCATCGGCGGCGTACCGTTGTCTATCGAGCGATTGCGGCGGGGACTCACCGCCCTAAAGCATGAGGTAAAGGTGGTGGCGCCCAGCTACCGCGATCAGGCGCCAGAAGAAACCAACGTCCTGCGGGTGCCGTCACTGATCAGCATGGGCGCTCAACGCGAGTTCCGTCTGGCCAACATCTTCGTCACACGTATCCGGCGTAGAATCCGCGCGTTCCGTCCGGACGTCATCCACGTGCATCACCCCATCTGGCTGGGATCGCTAGGGCTCTGGATGGCGCGCCGCTTAAAGGTGCCGGCGATCTATACCTACCACACCCGGCTGGAACACTACGCCCATTTCGTTCCCCTGCCGGGGCTCATCTTTCGCAACCTGATCTCCCACGCGCTGATCAAGCGGTTTGCCAACAAGTGCGACGGCGTGATCATCCCCACCTACTCGGCCGAGGAATATCTGCGGATGATCGGGGTAAAAACCATGGCCTTCGTTCAGCCGACCGGAATTGAGTTCGATGCGTTCCAACAAGTCACGGACGAACAGATCATGGCCTTGCGCAAAGAGCTCGGCATCGGGTCAGACGAACATGTGTTCATCAGCGTTTCGCGGCTGTCGACCGAGAAGAACATCGACTTCATGGTCGAGGCTATCGCCGGTCTCAAGAACGCTGCCCGCAAACCCTTTCGCTTCTTGATGATCGGTGACGGCCACGAGCGCGAGCGGCTGCAGCAAAAAATCAATGAACACGGTCTGCAGAACAATTTCATTCTCTTGGGCTCTGTCCCGCCGGAGGACATGGCCCTCTACTATCGTCTGGGAGATACCTTCCTGTTTGCATCGGTGTCGGAAACCCAGGGCATGGTGATTCTCGAAGCCATGGCGGCAAGCCTGCCGGTTGTCGCAGTGCGCTCGTCCGGCATTGACGATGTCGTGCGCGACGGCTACAACGGCTTCAAGACGCCGGAAAATCGTGAACGCTGGAGTGAGGCCGTGCTGAAGCTGATGGACGACGAGACGCTTCACCGGCAGTTGGCAGACAATGCGCTGGATTTTGCCAAAGGCTATTCCATCGACAGTTTCGCCCGGGATATGGAAGGTATTTACGGTATGGTTTTGGCGGGATACCACAAACAGTCGGGTAAAACGGTCCCGCAACCAGAAGCCGATTAG